In Aegilops tauschii subsp. strangulata cultivar AL8/78 chromosome 3, Aet v6.0, whole genome shotgun sequence, one genomic interval encodes:
- the LOC109735648 gene encoding crossover junction endonuclease MUS81 has product MLPVKKEHAEMAAADETALKWAKADYVRPLTAAGHPAVVLSDSDSDEYDGSSPLIGSERSGLPNSKAGSSSSFDNGCATNSPLSSREMFGQQSFSAMGSAEKSLLAMPPHQSNESFLKAYEVVLILDDRDTFGPRSRRKVVDNIRSQFNIPVEIKHLPVGDALWIARHKELDTDYVLDFIVERENVDDLLGSIKDNRYKDQKLRLKKCGLRKLIYLVEGDVNTVDGSESVKTACFTTEVLEGFDVQRTTGYADTEKKYGHLTGSIIDYYSRNFSAGADTSRLCVTYDEFVKRCSDLEKVTMSDIFALQLMQVPQVTEEAALAVTSLYPTLLSLAKAYTMLDGDRRAQEEMLKKKSDMVNTGASKNIFKLIWAEG; this is encoded by the exons ATGCTCCCCGTCAAGAAGGAGCACGCGGAGATGGCCGCCGCCGACGAGACCGCCCTCAAGTGGGCGAAGGCGGACTACGTCC GACCTTTAACGGCGGCCGGTCATCCTGCAGTTGTGCTCAGCGATTCAGATTCTGATGAATACGACGGCAGCAGTCCCCTGATAG GTTCTGAAAGAAGTGGACTTCCAAACTCAAAAGCAGGCAGTTCCAGTTCCTTTG ACAATGGCTGTGCTACTAATTCTCCTCTTTCATCTCGAGAAATGTTTGGACAGCAATCATTTAGTGCAATG GGTTCTGCTGAAAAGTCTTTACTAGCTATGCCACCTCATCAATCTAATGAAAGTTTTCTGAAAGCTTATGAAGTGGTGCTGATATTGGATGATCGAGATACTTTCGG GCCCCGTTCCAGAAGAAAAGTTGTTGATAATATACGCTCACAGTTTAATATTCCCGTAGAG ATTAAACACTtgcctgttggagatgctctttggATTGCTCGCCATAAAGAACTTGACACGGATTATGTTCTTGATTTCATTGTTGAAAGGGAAAATGTGGATGATTTACTTGGCTCAATTAAAGACAACAGATACAAAGATCAAAAACTAAGACTGAAG AAATGTGGGCTAAGGAAGCTAATATATCTAGTTGAAGGGGATGTAAACACTGTAGATGGATCAGAGAGCGTTAAAACAGC CTGCTTCACTACTGAGGTTCTTGAAGGATTTGATGTCCAAAGAACCACTGGGTATGCTGACACTGAAAAGAAATACGGCCACCTCACGGGCTCTATAATTGATTACTACAGCAGAAACTTCTCTGCTGGTGCTGATACCTCTCGACTTTGCGTGACCTACGACGAGTTTGTGAAGAGGTGTTCTGACCTTGAGAAGGTCACTATGAGCgatatattcgcccttcagcttATGCAG GTGCCACAAGTGACAGAAGAAGCTGCTCTTGCTGTCACGAGTCTCTACCCCACTCTTCTCTCGCTTGCTAAGGCGTACACCATGCTT GATGGCGATAGGCGTGCCCAGGAGGAGATGCTGAAGAAAAAGAGCGACATGGTCAACACGGGGGCTAGCAAGAACATCTTCAAGCTCATCTGGGCGGAAGGATGA
- the LOC109735650 gene encoding ubiquitin-conjugating enzyme E2-17 kDa: MFQWQATIMGPLDSPFTGGLFLVNIHFPLDYPFKPPKVSFRTKVFHFHFHPNINSNGNICLDILKEQWSPTLTISKVLLSIYLLLTDPNPNDPLVPEIAHMYKTDWAKYELTASYSCPL; this comes from the exons ATGTTCCAGTGGCAGGCCACTATCATGGGACCCTTGGACAGCCCGTTTACTGGTGGCCTATTTTTGGTGAACATCCATTTCCCACTGGATTATCCCTTCAAGCCCCCGAAG GTCTCTTTCCGCACCAAGGTGTTCCACTTCCACTTCCACCCAAACATCAACAGCAACGGCAACATTTGCCTTGACATTCTCAAGGAACAGTGGAGCCCGACTTTGACCATATCAAAG GTCCTCCTGTCAATCTATTTGTTGCTGACGGACCCCAACCCCAATGATCCTCTGGTGCCTGAGATTGCTCACATGTACAAGACTGATTGGGCCAAGTATGAGTTGACAGCGAGTTATTCTTGTCCTCTGTAA